From the genome of Chloroherpetonaceae bacterium, one region includes:
- a CDS encoding CAP domain-containing protein produces the protein MKKKPLFFLILFCSIFFSETIPLRAQLVGKVNSISFNADGELVAGAGREGNIYIFNAESGEELRVIKGAHKKAIRSLAFSPTDETLLVTASDDRLIKVWNARTGKLLQSMSGLKRDILSVSFSYDGTVIATGSYDNTIRFWDVSTGELLRTMEAGLDQISALTFSPNSRVIAAVMSFGSIAFWDVQKAKLLAYAKDHYVKGMAFSPDSKFLATASQDGNVRLWSMVTGTVAQTLKHNAAIEVNAVAFNTDAQLLASGSSDNFLRIWDPLTGKLLFEHMDTDFVYAVAFSPDGSQLASGGDSKAIRLWKFREPVQSKKRRRSKPEPPPEPPLPPPTADIPKHADAPPTPASSSNNNSTSMSALENEVVSELNRARTNPQAYAAELESIRPYFKGKRFEKPGETAIITSEGVDALDEAIRYLKGAKPIGALKSSNGLAKAAKDHCNDQGPTGKIGHTGSNGSDMGSRMNRYGTWKMSAGENIAYGSKTAREIVIQLIVDDGVPSRGHRVNIFNSSFNVVGIGIGAHSVYRTMCVQNFAGGYDEK, from the coding sequence ATGAAAAAGAAACCACTTTTTTTCCTAATCCTTTTTTGTTCAATCTTTTTTTCTGAGACAATCCCTCTCCGCGCGCAACTTGTCGGGAAAGTTAATTCTATTTCATTTAATGCCGATGGCGAACTTGTTGCCGGAGCGGGACGCGAAGGGAACATTTATATTTTTAATGCAGAAAGCGGCGAGGAACTCCGGGTTATAAAGGGCGCACACAAAAAGGCAATTCGATCTCTTGCTTTTAGCCCTACCGATGAAACGCTTTTGGTTACAGCAAGTGACGATCGACTCATTAAAGTTTGGAATGCCCGCACCGGAAAGCTACTCCAATCGATGAGCGGGCTCAAGCGTGATATCCTCTCTGTTTCCTTCAGTTATGATGGAACAGTTATTGCCACGGGTAGTTACGATAACACCATTCGCTTTTGGGATGTATCAACCGGTGAATTGCTTCGAACAATGGAAGCAGGTCTGGATCAAATTTCAGCACTTACTTTCAGCCCTAATAGCCGCGTCATTGCCGCTGTAATGAGTTTTGGCTCAATTGCTTTTTGGGATGTTCAAAAGGCAAAGCTTTTAGCCTATGCCAAAGATCATTATGTTAAAGGTATGGCATTTAGCCCCGATTCAAAATTTCTTGCAACTGCAAGTCAAGATGGCAATGTTCGGCTTTGGAGTATGGTAACAGGAACGGTTGCTCAAACGCTAAAACATAATGCTGCCATTGAAGTTAATGCCGTTGCTTTCAATACCGATGCCCAATTATTAGCAAGCGGAAGTTCCGATAATTTTCTTCGTATTTGGGATCCGCTTACAGGCAAGTTGCTTTTCGAACATATGGATACCGATTTTGTTTATGCCGTCGCATTTAGTCCCGATGGAAGTCAATTGGCAAGCGGAGGCGATAGCAAAGCAATTCGCTTATGGAAATTTCGAGAACCGGTTCAATCAAAAAAACGCCGCCGTTCAAAACCAGAGCCGCCACCCGAACCGCCATTGCCACCACCAACTGCCGATATCCCAAAACATGCTGATGCTCCGCCCACTCCTGCTTCGTCTTCAAACAACAATTCGACTTCAATGAGCGCTCTCGAAAATGAAGTGGTCTCTGAATTGAACCGTGCACGAACCAACCCGCAAGCCTACGCAGCTGAATTAGAATCGATAAGGCCTTATTTCAAAGGCAAACGCTTTGAAAAACCCGGTGAAACAGCAATCATTACCAGCGAAGGCGTTGATGCCTTGGATGAAGCGATTCGGTATCTTAAAGGTGCCAAGCCGATTGGTGCCTTGAAAAGTTCAAACGGTTTAGCGAAAGCAGCCAAAGATCATTGTAATGATCAAGGACCAACGGGAAAAATTGGACACACCGGTTCTAATGGATCTGATATGGGATCGCGAATGAATCGTTATGGAACTTGGAAAATGAGCGCCGGTGAAAATATTGCCTACGGCTCAAAAACAGCGAGGGAGATCGTGATTCAATTAATTGTTGATGATGGTGTACCAAGCCGTGGTCATCGCGTGAATATCTTCAACAGCTCGTTTAATGTTGTGGGAATTGGGATTGGTGCACATTCAGTTTATCGAACAATGTGCGTTCAAAACTTTGCTGGTGGATATGATGAGAAGTAA
- the mutS gene encoding DNA mismatch repair protein MutS gives MRQYEKIKSQYPNVVVLFRVGDFYETFNDDAKKVSAALGIVLTKRSNGAASEVPLAGFPHHSLDGYVEKLVRKGFRVAVCDQMEDPKFAKGIVKREITDIITPGVNFSDKLLSERKNNYLTALHFSYQKKETIVGVAFIDATTAEFQVSEIHLADLKDLLSTINPAEVLISKSEKARITEIKKFITESAFTELEDWRFQGDFARETLTTHFQTHSLKGFGIDGFQEGIIAAGVILGYLQETQRAKLSYIQKITPFDMGSVMSLDPQTKRNLELTATLQNGGREGSLLSVLDKTQTSMGARLFKKMIARPSKDLSLINSRLDAVRAFVGSKEIRTALCELMSNICDLERVFSRIATHRALPKEILAFYASTALVPKIKEILLNIPAEPFPELLKEIWDGLYEMKEIQDEIERALNPDASNSLGEGGVIKEGYSPELDEYRTLSSHAKDRLLEIQEEERVKTGIGSLKVLYNKVFGYYIEVSNANRAKVPDYYERKQTMVNAERFMIPALKEYEEKILNAAERIAELEVKLFQELRIKISKESGLILRNAASIALLDTLLSLATAAIEYDYVCPELHEGDELEIELGRHPVLERILPVGETYVPNSTLLNHQTRVMLITGPNMSGKSSYLRQTGLIVLLAQIGSFVPAARARVGIVDKIFTRVGASDNLAEGESTFLVEMNEAAAILNNATAKSLILLDEVGRGTSTYDGMSIAWAMTEYLHDVIGAKTLFATHYHELSELETQLSRLKNFHATVAESEGKVIFLRRIEKGAAESSFGIEVARMAGLPEQVISRAKEILGELESAEAAAFNDGDSSPSKGKKGKKAERFSKVKPKDDFYQISLFEIGDSKVKEALDKIDVNKLTPIEALLKLAEIKRLAEKL, from the coding sequence ATGCGGCAATACGAGAAGATAAAATCGCAGTATCCCAATGTGGTTGTTCTTTTTCGTGTAGGTGACTTTTATGAAACATTTAATGACGATGCCAAAAAAGTATCGGCAGCCTTAGGGATTGTATTAACCAAACGCTCGAACGGCGCGGCCTCTGAAGTGCCGCTTGCCGGATTCCCGCATCACTCACTTGACGGATATGTAGAAAAGTTGGTTCGGAAAGGATTTCGAGTTGCTGTGTGCGATCAAATGGAGGATCCAAAATTTGCAAAGGGAATTGTCAAAAGAGAAATTACGGATATCATAACACCGGGCGTAAACTTTAGCGATAAACTATTAAGTGAACGAAAAAACAACTATCTCACCGCCCTCCATTTTTCATATCAAAAAAAGGAAACGATTGTGGGCGTGGCATTTATTGATGCGACAACAGCCGAATTTCAAGTATCTGAAATACACCTTGCCGATCTCAAGGATTTACTAAGTACCATTAACCCAGCTGAGGTTTTAATTTCAAAATCAGAAAAAGCGAGAATCACGGAGATAAAAAAATTTATCACTGAATCTGCCTTTACCGAATTGGAAGACTGGCGATTTCAGGGTGACTTTGCAAGAGAAACGCTCACCACGCATTTTCAAACCCACTCCCTTAAAGGTTTTGGGATTGATGGATTTCAAGAAGGAATAATCGCTGCGGGAGTAATTCTTGGGTACTTACAAGAAACACAACGCGCAAAACTTTCTTATATCCAAAAAATTACGCCCTTTGATATGGGCAGTGTGATGTCGCTTGACCCACAAACAAAGCGAAACCTTGAATTAACCGCAACACTTCAGAATGGGGGAAGAGAAGGTTCTTTGCTTTCAGTATTGGATAAAACTCAAACCTCAATGGGGGCAAGGCTTTTCAAAAAAATGATTGCCCGTCCTTCGAAAGATTTATCCTTAATAAATTCAAGGCTTGATGCCGTAAGGGCCTTTGTAGGTTCAAAGGAAATTCGCACAGCACTTTGTGAATTGATGAGTAACATCTGTGATCTTGAACGCGTGTTTTCAAGAATAGCAACACATCGGGCATTGCCAAAAGAGATATTAGCATTTTATGCTTCAACGGCGTTAGTCCCAAAAATTAAAGAGATTCTTTTGAACATACCCGCTGAGCCCTTTCCTGAACTGCTCAAAGAAATTTGGGATGGACTTTATGAAATGAAGGAAATCCAAGATGAAATAGAACGGGCGTTAAATCCCGATGCTTCAAATTCTTTAGGCGAAGGCGGTGTGATTAAAGAAGGCTACTCGCCTGAACTCGATGAGTATCGAACACTTTCCTCTCATGCAAAAGACAGACTTTTAGAAATCCAAGAAGAAGAGCGGGTAAAGACGGGAATCGGATCTCTGAAGGTACTTTACAATAAAGTCTTTGGTTATTACATCGAGGTTAGTAACGCAAACCGCGCAAAAGTCCCTGATTATTACGAGCGTAAACAAACGATGGTAAATGCCGAGCGATTTATGATTCCGGCGTTGAAAGAATATGAAGAGAAAATTCTCAATGCTGCAGAGCGCATCGCGGAGTTAGAAGTAAAACTTTTTCAGGAATTACGAATAAAAATATCGAAAGAATCGGGTCTAATATTAAGAAATGCCGCTTCTATCGCACTTCTCGATACCCTGCTTTCGTTGGCAACCGCGGCGATAGAGTATGATTATGTTTGCCCTGAACTTCATGAAGGTGATGAGCTAGAAATAGAATTGGGTAGGCATCCGGTGCTTGAACGAATTTTACCCGTGGGCGAAACTTATGTTCCAAACAGCACCCTGCTCAATCACCAAACGCGCGTGATGTTGATAACCGGACCGAATATGTCGGGCAAGAGTTCTTATTTGCGTCAAACCGGATTAATCGTTCTATTGGCTCAAATCGGGAGTTTTGTCCCTGCTGCGCGGGCGCGCGTGGGAATTGTTGATAAAATATTCACCCGTGTGGGTGCTTCGGATAACTTGGCTGAGGGTGAAAGTACCTTCTTGGTTGAAATGAATGAAGCCGCCGCAATTCTTAATAATGCCACCGCAAAGAGTTTGATTCTGCTTGATGAGGTGGGGAGAGGAACGAGCACTTACGATGGAATGTCAATCGCTTGGGCGATGACTGAATATTTGCACGATGTGATTGGCGCAAAAACTCTGTTTGCAACGCATTACCACGAATTATCCGAATTAGAAACGCAACTCTCAAGGCTTAAAAATTTTCATGCGACCGTTGCGGAAAGCGAAGGAAAGGTAATCTTTTTAAGAAGGATTGAAAAAGGTGCGGCTGAAAGCAGTTTTGGTATTGAAGTTGCAAGAATGGCGGGGTTGCCGGAACAAGTGATTTCACGCGCCAAAGAAATCTTGGGTGAATTGGAATCGGCTGAAGCTGCGGCATTCAATGACGGGGACTCGTCTCCTTCAAAAGGAAAAAAGGGGAAAAAGGCAGAGCGGTTTTCGAAGGTCAAACCGAAGGATGATTTTTATCAAATTTCCCTTTTTGAAATTGGGGATTCAAAAGTGAAGGAAGCACTTGATAAAATTGATGTTAATAAACTTACGCCAATCGAAGCCCTTTTAAAATTAGCAGAGATAAAACGACTCGCCGAGAAGCTATGA
- the rplU gene encoding 50S ribosomal protein L21, whose product MKTLVSISDKQFFVEAGDMINVPTQKANVGDTITFDKVLLTADGANTKLSPKLTVTAKVLEHFKDDKVLIFKKKRRKRYRRTKGHRQGLTKVEIVSVG is encoded by the coding sequence ATGAAAACGCTCGTTTCCATTTCTGATAAGCAGTTTTTTGTAGAAGCCGGGGATATGATTAATGTTCCGACTCAAAAAGCAAATGTAGGGGATACAATTACCTTTGATAAAGTATTGCTGACTGCGGACGGTGCAAATACCAAACTTTCACCAAAACTTACGGTCACTGCAAAAGTTTTAGAACACTTTAAGGACGATAAAGTCTTGATCTTCAAGAAAAAACGTCGCAAGCGTTACCGCCGGACAAAAGGTCACCGACAAGGTTTGACCAAAGTTGAAATTGTCTCGGTTGGATAA
- the rpmA gene encoding 50S ribosomal protein L27, producing the protein MAHKKGAGSTKNGRDSNPQYLGIKAFGGETVSAGSIIVRQRGTRYKPGKNVGLGKDHTIFALTNGTVLFKTGKEDRTFVHITPVAQA; encoded by the coding sequence ATGGCACATAAAAAAGGGGCAGGGTCGACGAAGAACGGACGCGATTCCAATCCGCAATACTTGGGAATTAAAGCTTTTGGCGGAGAAACTGTAAGCGCAGGTTCAATTATTGTTCGCCAGCGCGGTACGCGCTATAAGCCCGGAAAGAATGTTGGCTTGGGCAAGGATCATACCATTTTTGCTTTAACCAACGGAACCGTTCTTTTCAAGACCGGTAAAGAAGATAGAACTTTTGTTCATATCACGCCTGTGGCACAAGCGTAA
- a CDS encoding GNAT family N-acetyltransferase gives MTIRSLKAEDKEPLRKLLWETNSFRSDEIEVAMELVEENLSKQGKLTPEDYHIAVSFNDESKTVEGYVCFGKTPMTISTFDLYWIAVHPKAQGKGLGKKLFFYAEMESAKMGGRLFVIETSSQPKYEATRQFYERIGCTLEATIRDFYDLGDDKLIYSKRIEGHTIGKDTHR, from the coding sequence ATGACAATACGCTCTTTGAAAGCGGAGGATAAAGAACCTCTTCGAAAACTTCTCTGGGAAACGAATTCCTTCAGAAGCGATGAGATTGAAGTTGCGATGGAACTCGTTGAAGAAAATCTATCGAAACAAGGGAAGCTTACGCCGGAGGATTATCACATTGCTGTTTCTTTCAACGATGAATCAAAAACCGTTGAAGGCTATGTCTGTTTTGGGAAAACACCAATGACCATCAGCACCTTCGATTTATACTGGATTGCTGTTCATCCTAAAGCCCAAGGAAAAGGGCTGGGAAAAAAATTATTTTTTTATGCTGAAATGGAATCGGCAAAGATGGGTGGAAGACTTTTTGTCATTGAAACCTCCTCACAACCTAAATATGAGGCGACGCGTCAATTTTATGAACGTATCGGTTGCACATTAGAAGCGACCATTCGAGACTTTTATGACCTTGGCGATGATAAGCTCATTTACTCAAAAAGAATCGAAGGCCATACTATTGGGAAGGATACACACAGATAA
- a CDS encoding PQQ-dependent sugar dehydrogenase, producing MTQQQNVFSLTHLTLICCLLFSASFVLAQPSGVRLTPIKDLKLRSVALEIPEQYKGLIEPKIVNLPQGWRAKVFYIGGNGRPKLDKPRFMAWSPDSTIYVANKNSGEIIALPDRNRDGVADEAFIAAEGFDSPHDVAFYQDALYVTEERRVWKLNDDDRDGRFETRSVFINNIASGATQPGGGHDTRTLAFDEKNGKVYLSIGSLCNVCREDYRAIIEEYSIEGKNRRIYASGIRNAVGLTVHPRTNALWATNNGSDNQGNDIPPEWIDIIRDGGFYGYPIAYAHGVYFDFYKGSRDYERLLPITKEDSARVRSMKQPAALVQAHSALMAIEFANETFPKEFKRGAFVAYRGSWNRNPATGYKVVYLDFDNDFDLEANSVSDFLTGFVPKYDGSRPERWGRPVGLLTDRRGRLFIGSDDTTHLIICVYPSQ from the coding sequence ATGACTCAACAGCAAAATGTTTTCTCATTGACTCACCTGACTCTTATTTGTTGTCTTCTCTTTTCTGCTTCTTTCGTTCTGGCTCAACCATCCGGCGTAAGGTTAACCCCAATTAAAGATTTAAAACTTCGCTCGGTTGCACTCGAAATCCCCGAACAGTATAAAGGATTGATTGAACCCAAAATAGTAAACCTTCCTCAGGGTTGGCGCGCCAAAGTATTTTATATCGGTGGAAATGGCCGCCCGAAACTTGATAAACCCCGCTTTATGGCGTGGTCGCCGGATAGCACCATTTATGTTGCGAATAAAAACAGCGGCGAAATTATTGCCCTGCCCGACCGCAACCGAGATGGCGTAGCGGATGAAGCATTTATTGCCGCAGAAGGTTTTGACTCGCCCCACGATGTGGCCTTTTATCAAGATGCTCTTTATGTTACCGAAGAGCGCCGTGTGTGGAAATTAAATGATGACGACCGCGATGGCCGCTTTGAAACCCGCTCCGTTTTCATCAATAACATTGCCTCCGGTGCCACTCAACCCGGCGGCGGTCACGATACCCGCACTCTTGCCTTTGATGAAAAAAATGGAAAAGTGTATCTCTCCATCGGCTCGCTTTGCAATGTATGCCGCGAAGACTACCGCGCCATCATTGAAGAATACTCAATTGAAGGGAAGAACCGAAGAATTTATGCGAGTGGAATTCGCAACGCTGTGGGGCTCACGGTTCACCCAAGAACCAATGCACTTTGGGCAACCAATAACGGAAGCGATAATCAAGGCAACGATATTCCACCGGAGTGGATTGATATCATTCGCGATGGCGGTTTTTATGGCTACCCGATTGCGTATGCCCACGGGGTTTATTTTGATTTTTATAAAGGCAGCCGAGATTACGAGCGTCTTTTGCCCATCACCAAAGAAGACTCCGCACGTGTGCGCTCAATGAAGCAACCGGCTGCACTTGTTCAAGCCCATTCCGCTTTGATGGCTATTGAGTTTGCAAACGAAACATTTCCAAAGGAGTTTAAGCGCGGGGCATTTGTGGCGTATCGCGGTTCGTGGAATCGTAACCCTGCAACAGGATACAAGGTCGTATATCTCGATTTCGATAATGATTTTGATTTGGAAGCCAATTCCGTCTCCGATTTCCTAACAGGCTTTGTACCGAAATATGATGGCTCGCGGCCCGAGCGTTGGGGAAGGCCTGTTGGATTGCTCACCGACCGCCGAGGTCGCTTATTTATAGGCAGTGATGATACCACACATCTGATTATCTGTGTGTATCCTTCCCAATAG
- a CDS encoding HIRAN domain-containing protein: MPNLSPFNIHLGKYLNEVTDGKSPLPLPFTKEILLLETYIAGTFHLENPDPETLSKTLRKNDRLKLIREQENLYDEFAIRVETERGEKVGYVPKKNNEVIARLMDCGKLIYATIDEFNFVYERLSIEISIFMTD, encoded by the coding sequence ATGCCAAATCTCTCGCCTTTCAACATCCATTTAGGGAAATATTTAAATGAGGTTACAGATGGAAAAAGCCCTCTTCCCCTCCCATTCACAAAAGAAATTCTTCTTCTTGAAACCTATATAGCCGGAACTTTTCATTTAGAAAATCCTGACCCTGAGACACTATCAAAAACTCTTCGTAAAAATGACCGACTAAAATTAATTCGCGAACAAGAAAATCTTTATGACGAATTTGCAATTCGTGTTGAAACAGAACGCGGTGAAAAAGTTGGCTATGTGCCAAAGAAAAATAATGAAGTGATTGCGCGGTTAATGGATTGCGGGAAATTAATCTATGCAACGATCGACGAGTTCAATTTTGTTTACGAGAGGCTTTCGATTGAAATATCAATTTTTATGACAGATTAA
- a CDS encoding endonuclease domain-containing protein, with product MPQAATSLSLQGEGRFGTSRNRVRSAHLHTTTTVILCNAVESLINQAEYMTKRVFNRTEVKDLRRKLRQNQTEAEAIFWNCVRDRRLANCKFRRQYSVERFVIDFYAPEVRLAIELDGGVHFTDEAQARDKAREDVISQYEISFLRFTNSDIKLNLQAVLEAVRIKVEELRLKEKNIMILGKAFLADR from the coding sequence ATGCCGCAAGCGGCAACGTCCCTCTCCTTGCAAGGAGAGGGTCGTTTCGGCACAAGCCGAAACAGGGTGAGGTCAGCACACTTGCACACGACCACAACCGTTATTTTATGCAATGCAGTAGAAAGTTTAATCAACCAAGCAGAGTATATGACCAAGCGCGTCTTTAATCGGACGGAAGTGAAAGACTTGCGACGGAAGTTACGGCAGAACCAAACCGAAGCAGAGGCGATATTTTGGAATTGTGTACGCGACCGACGGCTGGCAAACTGTAAGTTTCGACGGCAGTATAGCGTCGAGCGCTTTGTAATTGATTTTTACGCACCCGAAGTTCGCTTGGCGATTGAATTAGATGGAGGCGTTCATTTTACCGACGAGGCACAGGCAAGGGACAAAGCACGCGAAGACGTGATTTCGCAATATGAAATTTCTTTTTTGAGATTCACTAATAGCGACATTAAGTTGAATTTACAAGCAGTGTTGGAAGCCGTGAGGATTAAAGTTGAAGAATTGCGCTTGAAGGAAAAAAACATAATGATTTTGGGTAAAGCCTTCCTTGCGGATCGTTGA